The Daphnia pulex isolate KAP4 chromosome 7, ASM2113471v1 genome includes the window tttattattttattgtttattctcttaactaaataaaaaacttgtaaaactataGAAACTAAACTATTATATTAGCGTATTTTGATAGGCTAACAATTGCTCGATTTCTATCGACTGATAGAAAAAATTCATGATTTTGACTAGGTATTTCTCGTGGATGTCCACTGGACGTCCagttttgtcaataaatgAACGTACAAAACTGGACGTAAATGAGCGTTCAATTGGCGTTCCAACGAACGATTAATGAAACGTCTAAAATATGGTACAAGCTGACCATCTGATGAATATTCCTACTAGAACATCAAAAACAGAGGATCAAAATCGTATGTTAGAAGGATGCCCGCAGCTGCCGGATAACGGACGAGATTCGAACCTCGGACCTTTGGCATTACAGCCCTGGCTTCTGACCATTAGAACACCGTTGATATGGTGGCCAAGGGGGAAACATGGGCCCGTatagtatggcccaggtaaacccccctttcactcacccctctcccaaGGGTGGGCGCAGTTCCCTCCGCTCGACCTCCCTTTAGGCCGGCTTGGGCAGCGCGTCAGATccgtaaaactcaaaactttgaacgcgttttacgggcacttacgctcatttgcacaccctaaaccctgtgttaaaaatgatcagcgtaacgagatctacaaccctgtatcaatcttttttcgatattagaaaacctgtcttgctagggaagagccctttatagaaaattgaaagaatgaCCCCGGTTTCTTAGAATTAAGATCACAAGCCCATGTTTTATGGTTTGTTAAGTTTCTCTCCCTTAGTTGTaagacaatttgaattttgaaaccGGTCCctgaaatttgagaaaatcaGCAGATGTAGCCCTATGTAACAATTTTGAGAAGCCGTTCCCATTGTGTAGACAAAATGTAATGGTTGTCTTTACAAACTCTGATATTTCCCAAATGTATGAATATATGGGTGATTTACTAAATTCCCCTATTTCACTATTTGCTCAATAGACTTCAAGAGGAAATCGACCACAACAAATCCTCGCCATCGAGAATCTTCCGCCAGCACCTCTTCGGGTCTACAGGGAAAACCTTTCGTGCCGGAATATTACAGAAATTAGGTAACAACTTTTTTGCAATAAATGTGTGCCATATGGCGAATGGATAGAGTAAGATGTTTGAGTGATGATTTTGAGAAAGCGTTCTCCAAATCTGAACATGCCACATTTGAGACACTGTCATTACATTCCATGTCATTTTGAGACTCCGTTTCCTTTTaccacaaaaaaatggaagattgACACCGGTCtctcaaatgttaaaaaagtaGTCTGATGTGTGAAAGTTCGTAGAGACCGATATCttactttagaaaaaaatgaaacattgaCACCGGTTTCTTAGATTTCAGATCAGAAATCCATGTTTGATAGTTTGATCATTTTCCTTCTATTGGCTATTAGAAATTTGGAAGTTTGAAACCGCGGTTGAAGGTTGACCGCGGTCTCTCCAATTTCAGATAACAAACAGATGTATGTGAACAGTTTGAGAAACCGTTCTCTTAATATTGTGAAAATGTGCTGGTTGATCCTGGACATTTATCAATTGTATGAATGTGTGTGAATTTTTACGATACATTCAAACACATTACTTAATGCATCTGTTGTCTATCATTTTGCAACAGATTTCCAAAGAAGACCATCGAGGCCGGGCCACAGCCCAAACATCCCATTTGTTAACGTGAGTGTATTTTAATTCATGTCTTATGTTCAAATACGTGTTTAGTCTTAATCTTTTGAAACTGCATAAGGTGTAAAGCCCTCCAAAACTCCCATCCAAACTCCGCCCTTAGTCTTAAGCTTTTGAAACTGTATAACGTGTAAAGTCCTCCAAGACTTCAACACCTAGAAGCTTACGACTAATAGGTACGAATTTCCGTTGATTAGGGTGTTTTGCGAGTAAGAATGGCACCGCGTCGTGCACTTacggaagaggaaaaagaagagaagaatagaaaattgCGAGAAAAGCGAGCACAGAAGGATCCACAGACGAAGGCAAAGAGATTAGAAGAGCGTAGAGAAAGAGCGAAGTATTTtcgtgaagagaaaaagagacaagtaGACCAAGAAGATGCGAATAAAGAAGAggcagaaagaaagaagaaactacATCGAAGCCAAAGTACAGTAGATAGACAGGCAAGGCTGGAAAATGAAGCAGAGCGTCATAGGGAGCGGCGAACGATAGAACAAGAAGACTTGAGACAGGCAAGACTACGAGAGCAGGCAGCACGCAAGGAAGTTCtacgtgaaaaagaaaatgaaaaagagaccCGAGCAAGACTTGACAAGCAGTCATTGCGGCAGAATGCCCTccgtgaaaaggaaaatgaagatgAGGAGAGAAGGGAAAGGCAGACTCAAGACAAGGAGCGGCATCGAGTTCTGCGTGAACAACAAACAGGAGAAGAGAGAATTGGAGTTGCAATAGCAGATAGATTGCGTCACCTACTGTATCTCAATGAAGAATACCAGGAAGAAGCTGAAGTGCGAAGGGGAGAGTAAATAGAGAACAGACGGTAACTTACAGAGAGACAGAAAACGAAGAGGAAACGGAGGAACATCGCGAAGAAAGTCGAATTCGTATGGAACTTCTCCGTgtagaaagagaagaaaatgaagaaatgatgCGAGCTATGGATGCATTCGAGCATGCCGAAATGATCCCCCTTGAAACTGTCGAAGAACGGTCCCATCGAGAAAAGATATTGGAAGAGCGAAACCGGGCCGGTGTTCCAAGGACTCATCGCGCAGCTTGCAAGAAGATTGAGTCTGAAGCCAATGTTCCAATCCACTACTGTGGAGAAATGAACTTGATTTGCGAGGAATGTGGCGCAAAGCATTTAAAGGAGAACGGCCGCAAGACAAGAAATTTCAGAAATGTTGCAAAAAGGGCTGAGTCATTCTTCCACCTCAAAAAGAGTGCCCTGAACCTCTGGCGAAACTCTTGCAGAACGATCACCCGAAAGCAAAACACTTCATGTCGAAAATCCGCATCTATAACAGCGCTCATGCCTTTGCTTCGATGGGAGCCAGCATGAACTCACCTCCTGGTCGTGGTCCCTACTGCTTCAGAATCCATGGCCAAGTGTATCACAACACGGCTGCCGTTGGTACTACTGAAAATCCAAAGTACGCGGACCTCTACTTTATGGATGCGGCACAGGCCAGTAGTTACAGAGCGAATGTTGAAGCGAATGGAGGATGCTGTAGGGATCTGATGGAAGAATTAGACGAGATGCTGCGAGAAAACAATCCCTATGCAGCCATTTACAAGAAAATGCGGCAAGTTCTGGAAAAAGAGTACCTTAAAGCCGAAGCTGAAAATCGTCCTCATCAGTTTGTGGGCATGTTCATCAGCAGTGATCGGAAAAATCTGGATCAGAGACGCTACAACAGCTCAACGACGGATGATATTGCCATCATTTCCAAGAGCGTCAACGTAGAGCAACCGGTAGACAGGGACATTCGCGGCCATCTTCTTATTCCAAGCAGAGGCAGAAAATTCATCCAGATCAATCCCCAGAAACCAATGTGCGATCCGATGACTTATCCCTTGCTCTTCCCCAACGGTGAGGATGGTTGGCATTCAAATATGCCTTACACCACCATTACACGGAAAGAGAGAGGAAGCTGCAGCCATGGATGTTGACGAAGGTGATGAGCAGCAAGTtttagacgaagaagaagaacctgatgccgaagaagaaattgaaggtgATGATGACAACGATCCCCATCGATTGAACCGAGGCAGTGGCAAAAGGAAGAGAGTAACTCAGTGCGAATTCTACAGCTATCTCATATCCATTCGCAATTATTTCAACCAAGTGTTGGCCGGAGGACCCCTCACACAGCAATGGATAGTAGATTCGTACGTGAAGATTGAAGCCAATCGGAATCGTGTCAAGTACATTAGTGTTATGTACGCACGGAACATCAAGCCGAGCTGCGAGTTGCCCAGTACGACGGACTCATGGACTATGTCTCTAAtcgcacagagagagaaaataagactGTCGGCACAATTCATATTCTCCCATCCAGTTTCATCGACAGTCCAAGAGCCATGAAGCAATCATACCAAGATGCCATGTCGATTTGCAGCAAAGTTGGCAAGCCGACCTTCTTTCTGAAGGTTTCTTGTTCGTCCTAATTTTTTCgttaattctttcatttttctctatcATGGCAGCGCGTTTTCCACTAGGTATTGACAATGATCCCGAACTTGGGCCTGAATTTCGCATGCTTCCCGTCCATGACGCGAAGCACGCGATATTCATGCACACGGAAGGGTATGTCTACTCCTGGCGGATGGGTGCTGATCCCGCGGACGGTGTAAATCGTGAGTATTTATACTGTGCCGCCAATCGTGTGTTTGTGGATTGAAATGGTAAGACGATCCTGCGTGACGTTTGTTATGGTACCCCAGAAAATCCGTGCATCCACACGCCTACGCCTTTAATATACCAATTCCATCATGCCTTACGGGACGCTAGGCTTATTGTTTGTGATCTCTTTGATCGGGGTGCCCTCCCTGCACTTAGGCGTAAGCCGAAGGTGCTCGATATCCTTACCATCGTGTTTGGGGCGTACGCTCCGAACTATCCAAATTTGGATGTTGGGCGCATATATGACGTTCGTAATCGTGCCTTTAGGTACATTTTTGAACAACCGAAACCAGACGTTTCGCGTCGTCCGTGGGTCGTCATATCCGGTTCGCCTTCTGCCGTTTTGGAGGATGAGTTGCAGTTTGAGAGGATGAGGACGCCGCCTTTGTGGAGGCGTATCGGGCCGCGTGCGCACGTTTTCCCGTCGTACCGGTGGTAAACGCTGAGAGGGTTGAGCCTGGGATCCAGGACGCTGGACCGGCTCTGGATGAGGTGTGTGCTGCTATGCGGGCTCAGAGTGGGGCAGTAGGCTTGCCTATTGCTAGTTTTACGATTAACTATGTTGGTCGTAATGGTGTCCTTCGTCCGAGGACGTATGACCTACCACCAGAGTAGGTTGATGGGTGTTTAAGAAGAATGGTTTTAACCATATGAGGATTGCTTAACCTGTAAACAGGGACTTTTATCCTCGAAAAtgatcagaaaaataaataaataaataaaaaacttcaaaaaaaaccaagaaaacatCTTGTTCATCTTCTTTCTACGTTCACCTGTAACCCGAAGTGGAAGGAGATAACGGCAAACATCCCAAACTACCTTACGGCTTCGGATCGGCCTGATATGGTAGCAAGAGTCTACAGTCTAAAGAAGAACGAGTCGGTCCACGACATCGACAGGCGCCAGGTTTTGGGCTTCGCTTTGGCGAGGATTCATGTCATTGAATTTCAGAAACGCGGCCTTCCCCACTGTCACTTGCTTCTCTGGGTTGACAAACGTGACGTCCCAACGACAGGAGAAAGACAATGACTTGACCATCTGCGCAGAAATACCAGACAAGAGAACCCATCCTCGCCTCTATGAAATTGTCATGTCCCACATGATTCATGGACCTTGCGGAGCCATCAACAAGAATTCCCCCTGTATGGACGGTGATAAGTGCGCCAAAAAGTTTCCCAAGGCATTCTGTGAAGAAACTATCGTCAACGACAACGGCTACCCAACTTACAGAAGAAGAGATACAGGAGTGACGCATCGTTTGAAAAGAGGGCAATCGGACTTTGAGGTAGATAACCGTTGGGTCAACCCTTATAACCCTTGGTTGTCACTCAAGTACGATTCGCACATCAACCTCGAATACTACACTTTGATCTTCTGCATTAAGTACATCTTCAAGTATGTTCACAAGGGTTACGACTGCGTGCTAACGGACAACAAAGTAGGAACGTACCAAGAGCAGCAAGAGGCAGGACCTGAAGGCGACGTACCGACAGTTGTCTACGACGAAATCACGAGCCATTTGGATGCCAGTCTCGTTAGTGCGCCTGAAGCCACCTGGCGAATCTTAAAGTTCCTTCTCACTGACCGTTCTCACTCCATTAGCCGACTGGCTGTTCATTTGCCTGGGGGACAAtccgtctttttttcaaacgggCAACGAAGAGCAAGCAGTCATCAACGCCGCAACAAGGAACACTACTCTTACTGCGTGTTTCAAGTTGAACGAGCAACAAGAGGCGCCAGGCAGTATTTCTATCGGGAAATTCCCCATCACTACCTGTTTGACAAGCAATTGCAAAAGTGGAATCCCAGGAAGAAGAGAGCGAAAATCATCGGCCGGCAGTACACGGTGAGCGTCAAACAAGTTGAACGGTATTGTCTTCGAATGCTTCTCATCAACGTTAAGGGTGCAACCAGTTTCGAACATTTACGGACCGTCGACGACATTGTCTATCCCACCTTTAAAGCTGCAGCCATTGCATTTAATTTGCTAGAGGACGACAGAGCTTGGGAAAAGACGTTGGAAGAAGCGGCCACTTTCCAAATGCCTGTTCAGTTGAGGCAGCTCTTTGTCGACATTTGTCTCTATTGCAACCCGACCAACGCTCTGCAACTTTTTGAACTCAATCTTCCTCATCTCATGGAAGACTATGTCCGAAGCGGtcacgaagaagaagttgcAAAGAACTTGACGTTAAAGTGGATACAGGACAAGTTGCTTCTCAACAATCAACTGACGGAAAATTTCTCTTTGCCAGTTCCCGATTTCCATCTCATCAACCAGCTCATCCAAGCTCAGATTGCAGCCGACAATGAAGTCGACACGCATGAAAAGCGATTGTTGGGGCAAATGATGTTGGAAAAACTCAACGATGGTCAACGAGCAGCCTTTGACCTAATCATGGCCTCTATCGAAGACACCAATCAGCCACGACTATTTTTCCTCGACGGCCCAGGTGGAACGGGTAAGATGTTCCTCTACAACACCCTCATCACCGTTCTCCAAGGTCAAGGGAAATCAGTCGTTGCAGTAGCTTCTACAGGCATTGCTTCCACTCTGCTGAGCAATGGTTCAACGTACCACTCAAAGTACAAGTTATACCCTCCAATAACTTAAACCAAAAGAtctaaaattgaagaaagcAACTTCAGTGCCAAGATAATCAGAGAAGAAAGTCTCAACATCTCTGACGAAGCCACGATGAAGTTAAACTACGCTCTCGACGGAATCAATCATCTCTTCCAAATGGTGGCCAAGAACCAAAATGATCCGTACGGCAATAAagtgctcctgttgggtgGCGACTTTAGGCAGTGCTTACCAGTTGTTAGGCATGGAAACCGGGTGAAAATAATCGAATCTACCATCAAAACCAACGAATCTTGGCCACTCTTCCGTCAACTTCGATTGGTGCAGAACATGAGAACAGCAGCTGATAGTCAAGACTATGCCGATTGGCTTTTAAAACTGGGAAACGGAACTTTGCTTTCGATACCGACCCTCAACGATCCACTCCAGAGCTCATTGAAATTCCGCAAGATTTTCTCGAGTTGCCGACTAATTTGATTGACCACGTCTTTGGTCACCCATCGCAACTCTTGAACCCAGAAGTGGCAGAAACAATTTCTTCAAGAGCTATTCTCTGCCCAATATTGATTGTCTCCGCATCAACAACACCATCGTTACCAAAATGCCTGGTGCCGTCAAACTCTACAAGAGTATCGACACTATCGATTCAGAAGACGCCGAAGAAATTGCAAACTATCCCGCGGAAGTTCTCAACACCTTTGATGTCTCTGGCCTTCCTCCTCATGCACTACATCTCAAAGTTGGTGCAGTCGTCATCCTTCTCAAGAACATTGACACACGCCGGCCAGGGACTCTGCAACGGAACCAGGCTCATCCTCAAAAACCTTACCGACAACCTGATTGTAGCAGAGATCGCTTCTGGGAAAAACAAAGGCGAATCCGTATTCCTCCCACGGATGTCCATGTCACCCACCGACTCTGACTTGCCATTCAAACTCAAAAGATTGCAGTTTCCTGTACTTTTGGCCTTTGCCATGACCATCAACAAGTCGCAGGGACAGACTTTCGATCGAGTTGGCATCTATCTCCCGGAACCGGTTTTCAGTCACGGGCGAAGTTGGTACTGCGTACCAACTTCGCCCGTTTTTACATGGcgtcttatggcactacgcaactttagtttttattttttttatgagcAACCTAGTTGCTGTAGTGTTAAGATTGTTGGGGAGGTGGGTCACTATATAACTgttaacatgaaaaaaaaatacgcccccccccctttatgTACATTTCCCTACCCCCTGGAACTGGTGCCATGCGTAACCGCTTCGCCGAGCGAAACTTTGGGCAGTTGCCGTGCTTTTCTTATGGCGCTACCAAAAAAAGGGccctgtttttaaaaaatcataaaaaataaccGCTATACTTACGCACTTCTAGTTTTTactaaaagatgaagaataagcCAATCTTCATTTTAggtaattcaatttatttttttgttaaagtttaggggtgtaaaaaaaaataaaaagaaaaaaacggcaaaattttCCCCGAATGATGAGTCTCTCTAGTGGTAGGCATAGCAACTTCTTGTTCAGAGACGAGaaattttgccgtttttttctttttattttatgaaggATATAATAATGCTAATAATAACTTAGGTAAGCACGTTATTagaaaatatcgaaaaaattaattttaaataatttcgtggcaatagacaagcGTTTATTAAACGTAACGAAAGATGTCAGAGTATGTCGTAGCAAAagacaaaactaaaacaatTGCCAAGAAAAGAGAGGGACGCTAGGctttcgtggcaatagacaatcTGTTGTTTATTGACAAGAAAACtatttcgtggcaatagacagtGTGGTCGTCGCGTAACGAAAAAGCAGACGGAaagtcgtggcaatagactcAACCTTTTTGTTATTATGTTTCTGTGAATATGGAAACAAATAGTTAGGGATTTGGAATGTGGCtgtgaatttgaataaaagtgTTTGGATTGAAAGAATGAGTCGCGAGGATCACAAGAATAAACCGACTGCCAATTCTTGTTTGCATACCCAGGTTCGTTCAAAAGTTTTCAGTTTCCCATGGTACTAATTCGTTGCCTACTGTTCAATAGTTTGGACTTTACTTATTTGGGTGCAGTTCCAAAATAGTGCACAATAATTCAATGACTGTTCTTGTTTACCAAAAAATTTAGCAGACTTCCTTTGCACATTGAAATCATTGAAAAGGAAGGACATTCAGAAGGAGCCAGTAGTTAGCAATAAGTAAGagtattctttattattaagGCCTACACTGAACACACCAAGAGGAAAACTGTGACGGCCATGGACGCACTGAAAAGCCAGAGCCGCACTCTGTACGGTTTCGGCGGCTAAATGTTATCTTCATATTCAAACTCCGAATTTTCAAtccaatcggcccttttcaaGGCCACCATTTACTTATAGAAAAAGATTTCTCAAccactttaaaaaacaaaaaccttaTTCTTGTCGacttattattactttttctaGCTATTTATATTAACAagataaacaaaatattttaaagaattgaTACAAGCTTTGGAGCAATTCTTTAATATAATTAAGCGTTCGTGCATCctaaaagatatttttttagatttaaagTTCGTGTGATACGGAAACTGTGTTAAGCCAAATAACATAATTCGAAAATCCAAATGCTATTGTTTTCTCAGATTTTACagagtttttttatatttcatccATATTCAGCCTTTaattttcgtcattttctggATTTGGATTTTGTTCTTAACTACTGAAACATTATTTTAGATAAAAATTACTTAGAAatgttgattttgaattttctttcaacgtcaaatttcaacagaaaaaaaaatttaaaataattccaataCCGGTAACTAATTAGCAGCTAATTATAAACTTCGCGATCAACTACGCGACCGCGTTTTATAACTTGTCCAATTATCTGTTGATTATCCCCCATTTGATAAACCAGGTGTTCCCACCtacatattcaaaaatcaGAAGtataaagtaaaaagaaaatactatGGGAAATTTAATATCTAGGTGTTAGGTTGTACCTCGGTGCGTTCAAAATCAGCAGATCTCCGTATTTCCCTACTTCAAGAGAGCCATGGGTTTTCTGTTTACCCAATGCAGCAGCTAAGTTCACAGATGGATAACTATGTacgattattttcttttttgaaccaaattaataaaacttacCTGCATTAATTGTCGCAGCGACTAAAGCTTCAGGTAAAGTCATCCCAAACAAAACGCAAGCGAGATTCATCACCAACGGCTGCATCacataataaaatgaattcattgTAAAGTTAACGACCAGAAATGATAAAATCGTCAAACCATGGAAAGGCAGTGAGCATTGGGATTGAAATCGGAGCCAAGTGCTACCGGTACGCCTTGGTTTATCATCTGTCGAACTGGCGGAGGCTTCAAGCGAAGAAGATATGCTGTAGTAGGCAAGATGACTGCAACAGAAGGTTTCACAGCCATTGCAGCAATTCCTTCTTGACTGATCTCTTCCAGATGGCTCATGGCTTCGGCACCCAGAGAAGCTCCCATCTGTGGTTATATAAAATGGTTCCGCTTTAGcaatttatattatttccctaaataaatatttcaattccaaCCTCTGTTCCGCATGTTGGCGTCAGTTCATCTGCATGAAAATTAAGACGCAAACCGGCCTGCCTTCCAGCTTCTAAGATCTTGCGTGATTGGTCGATATTAAATACACCTTTCTCGCAAAAGACATCAATACCTGAATTTGTAGACAATGAAGTTAAATTAATAGTATAAATTAATGGAATGGGTTAGCAAttctaaaatgtttttaatgatGCCAGAGTTAGTACCAAGCCGTGGAATTTTTCGATATGTAATACCTTAACAACTTTCGaaaattagagaaaaaaaaattactgtcaACGTGTAGCTCTCCCATTTCTTGTAAACGCATCACTTCAGGTATCTGCTGAGTTAATACATTCTCGGTGGCTTCCTCTGCCGTTTGATTCCTATACGACCATTAACAATAGTATTTCTTTAACGTTCtgacaatcaaattttttcaaactgaaaTATTGACATGTAACTTTTCTTTACTTGGGCACAGCGTGAGCTCCGCAAAAAGTTGACGAAATATCGATGGGTAATTCGCGTTTAGCTCGCTCCAAGACGCGcaacattttaatttcgttttcagTATCCAGGCCATATCCAGATTTTCCTTCAACCAACACAGTCCCTAAAAtctcaatgaatttaaatgaaaactttaaaatttaaacaaagtaaaaagaagaataagtaTACCGTTGGCGAGCATGCGCATCAACCGCTGTTTAAGAAGACTGTATAGCTCATCCTCGGTGGCTTGTCGAGTATGATTGACGGTAAAATGAATACCTCCTCCAGCTTCATAAATATCCATATACGTCGCTCCCGCAAGCTGTAATAATATGTGTAAAAGATAACCTGTTAGTTTATAATCTGTGAAATCAACGTAGCCAATGAATATCAAACGTATTGGTTGTTATAAAAGAATTAAGTTCAAAAGAACAAGTATTAATGTACCTTCATGGAAAATTCATGAACTCTATCACCAGCCCAGACGGGATGTGTGTGAGCATCAACCAATCCAGGCAGAACAGTGCGACCTGAAGCGTCAATGATTTGTTCAACTATGTGATCCTTGTACTTAAGTTCCATCACGTCGTCGTAGCCAATATCAGCAATAAGTCCATCCCTAGAACAAAGCGTAATTGTTACACAAggtttatatataaaaaaagaaaaacagaaaagcgGAGGCTTGCGGTAGGCTGATTAGAAATCGCTTCGATCTAcactttaaattaaaaatcacatCTTACTGGTCAACGATAATAGAAAGTCCATTGCCATTTTCCTCCTCCAAAATAGCTAGTGTGCAGTTCTTTTGAGCAGTCCCAGCCAAATATTCTCGGCACGGATCAGCATCGGAAACAACACGGACGACTTGGTGAGCATGTTTAACCCACAGACGCATGTTTTCTAatctaaagaaatttttgaatttaaacctaattaaaaaaaaaatccatccatTTACAAGTGCTTTTTGCCAGCTAAGGTCGTACGAAGGCCGCACGATTTAACTTTTCCTTAAGggcaaattaataaattatgcataagaacaaaaaatcgaGTTTCTGCCATATATCAACTGCTATTTCCAATCAGTTAAAATAGAaacagtttcattttctaagTGATTCATAATGCAAcaccaatatcaaaattccacagcacaaattcctagaaataaaaaacatagaAATACTTACGTGCCTTTTCAAAATTACCGGTCAGATGTATGTATTAAGAAGGCTAGCTGTCGTCGAATGTCGTTTCGAAAAACTGGATTTTAACCTGTTTATTAGTAACTGATCTGTGACAGGCTGGCAGACAAAACACAAAACTGACAGCAGGTTAACCAACAATCGACAACACGCAACAGCAGTCGAATGAAAGCAAAACTGTGGGGTGGAGTGAGGATGCTCCAAGGACGAAACTTTGACTGAGgcagtaaaaaaaggaacaaactgCGGCCTTGGTATTTCCTTAGAAACTGCATAAAAATGAATAGCTTTAGTCGTATGTGGCAATGTGCCCTGAGGCa containing:
- the LOC124197771 gene encoding uncharacterized protein LOC124197771, whose amino-acid sequence is MSLNFRNAAFPTVTCFSGLTNVTSQRQEKDNDLTICAEIPDKRTHPRLYEIVMSHMIHGPCGAINKNSPCMDGDKCAKKFPKAFCEETIVNDNGYPTYRRRDTGVTHRLKRGQSDFEVDNRWVNPYNPWLSLKYDSHINLEYYTLIFCIKYIFKYVHKGYDCVLTDNKVGTYQEQQEAGPEGDVPTVVYDEITSHLDASLVSAPEATWRILKFLLTDRSHSISRLAVHLPGGQSVFFSNGQRRASSHQRRNKEHYSYCVFQVERATRGARQYFYREIPHHYLFDKQLQKWNPRKKRAKIIGRQYTVSVKQVERYCLRMLLINVKGATSFEHLRTVDDIVYPTFKAAAIAFNLLEDDRAWEKTLEEAATFQMPVQLRQLFVDICLYCNPTNALQLFELNLPHLMEDYVRSGHEEEVAKNLTLKWIQDKLLLNNQLTENFSLPVPDFHLINQLIQAQIAADNEVDTHEKRLLGQMMLEKLNDGQRAAFDLIMASIEDTNQPRLFFLDGPGGTGKMFLYNTLITVLQGQGKSVVAVASTGIASTLLSNGSTSKIEESNFSAKIIREESLNISDEATMKLNYALDGINHLFQMVAKNQNDPYGNKVLLLGGDFRQCLPVVRHGNRVKIIESTIKTNESWPLFRQLRLVQNMRTAADSQDYADWLLKLGNGTLLSIPTLNDPLQSSLKFRKIFSSCRLI
- the LOC124198539 gene encoding probable imidazolonepropionase, which encodes MRLWVKHAHQVVRVVSDADPCREYLAGTAQKNCTLAILEEENGNGLSIIVDQDGLIADIGYDDVMELKYKDHIVEQIIDASGRTVLPGLVDAHTHPVWAGDRVHEFSMKLAGATYMDIYEAGGGIHFTVNHTRQATEDELYSLLKQRLMRMLANGTVLVEGKSGYGLDTENEIKMLRVLERAKRELPIDISSTFCGAHAVPKNQTAEEATENVLTQQIPEVMRLQEMGELHVDSIDVFCEKGVFNIDQSRKILEAGRQAGLRLNFHADELTPTCGTEMGASLGAEAMSHLEEISQEGIAAMAVKPSVAVILPTTAYLLRLKPPPVRQMINQGVPVALGSDFNPNAHCLSMPLVMNLACVLFGMTLPEALVAATINAAAALGKQKTHGSLEVGKYGDLLILNAPRWEHLVYQMGDNQQIIGQVIKRGRVVDREVYN